From a single Nicotiana tomentosiformis chromosome 2, ASM39032v3, whole genome shotgun sequence genomic region:
- the LOC138905125 gene encoding uncharacterized protein, protein MIAGLELAKVLRAEVIEAKCDSLLVVNQVNRTFEVREEQMQRYLDKLQVTLHRFKEWTLLHVPRDQNSEADALANLGSSVEDNELNLGAIVQLIRSVIEEGHAEIKSTSLTWDWRNKYIEYLKNGKLPPDLKESRALCTKAARFTLTEDGTLFTRMFYGPLAICLGPGDTKSVPREVHEGTCGNHSGVESLVQKVIRAGYYWIDMEKNTKEFV, encoded by the coding sequence atgattgcaggtctcgaactagcaaAAGTCTTGAgagcggaggtgatcgaagccaaatgtgactccctcctcgtggtgaatCAGGTTAACAGAACCTTCGAAGTTAGGGAAGAACaaatgcaaagatacttggataagttacaagtaactttgcatcggtttaaagaatggactttgctacatgtgcctcgagatcagaatagtgaggctgatgccctcgcaaacttagggtcatcggtcgaggacaaCGAGCTCAATTTGGGGGCCATCGTGCAACTCAtaaggtcagtaatcgaagaaggtcacgctgaGATAAAATCCACGagcttgacctgggattggagaaataagtacatAGAGTATTTGAAAAACGGAAAGCTTCCCCCAGATCtgaaagaatcgagggccctatgCACAAAAGCAGCACGATTCACTTTAACCGAAGATGGAACCTTGTTTACAAGAATGTTCTATGGTCCATTAgcgatatgtttgggaccgggagacaccAAGTCAGTTCcaagggaagttcacgaaggtacttgtggaaatcactctggtgttgaatcattggttcaaaaggtaatcagagccggctattactggatcgacatggaaaagaaTACGAAAGAGTTTGTTTGA
- the LOC138905126 gene encoding uncharacterized protein produces MAGEEEVAESTNTSLNSTSPLYMHPSENAGTTLVPVPFDGSGYRSWRRGVLRALSVKNKWERCDDMVTSWILNSLSKDLADSLQYVNDAKELWQELEDRYDQTNGAKLYQLQKEINDQSQGTLDITRYYTKIKKLWEELNTLSIHAQCSCQCVCGAKANMRKAEQDMRLIQFLIGLNEVYTVVRRSILMINPLPSIAQAFSILIQEEKQWEVKFQSQVMIDSAALNANTSGGNNFRTNYN; encoded by the exons ATGGCCGGAGAAGAAGAAGTGGCTGAATCAACTAATACCTCACTGAACTCGACTAGTCCTCTCTACATGCATCCATCGGAGAATGCAGGAACTACTCTAGTGCCGGTCCCTTTTGATGGATCTGGGTACAGATCGTGGAGAAGAGGTGTACTAAGAGCTTTGTCTGTGAAGAATAAG TGGGAACGGTGTGATGACATGGTGACCTCGTGGATACTGAATTCACTTTCTAAGGATCTAGCAGATAGCCTACAATATGTCAATGATGCAAAGGAGCTCTGGCAAGAGCTAGAAGATAGGTACGATCAGACGAATGGAGCAAAACTATATCAATTACAAAAGGAGATCAACGACCAAAGCCAAGGGACCCTCGATATCACTAGATATTACACTAAAATAAAAAAGTTATGGGAAGAGCTAAACACCTTGAGCATACATGCTCAGTGCAGCTGTCAGTGTGTCTGTGGAGCCAAAGCTAATATGCGAAAGGCTGAACAAGATATGAGGCTAATTCAGTTTCTCATAGGACTAAACGAAGTATACACAGTAGTGAGGAGAAGTATATTGATGATAAACCCCTTACCTAGCATAGCGCAGGCTTTCTCCATTCTTATTCAGGAGGAGAAGCAATGGGAAGTCAAGTTTCAGAGTCAAGTCATGATCGACTCTGCTGCTCTAAATGCTAATACTTCAGGAGGCAACAACTTTAGGACAAACTACAATTAG